The sequence below is a genomic window from Barrientosiimonas humi.
TGAGCTTCCCCGAGCCCGGACGCACGTTGTCGGCGTCGAAGAACGTGGCGCTGTCGTCGACGACGAGCTGGCGGGTGTTCTGGTCGTACGGGACCACGGCCAGCTTGTCGTAGGCGTAGAACTTCAGCAGCAGCGCCATCGTGACGCAGAACGCGCCGATGCCAATGAGAATGGCGGCTTTACGCACGGGAACCTCCAGGGGAAGATCAATACCTACTGGACCGTAGCATCGGTGTGCCGGTTGTGCGCAAGATCACTAGGGCGCGTCTCGAAACGTGTGCATCAGCCCAGCAGCCGAGCCACTGAAGCACTCAACGAGCGGCCCCGGCCCACCCCGACGTAGGGGATCCCGGCGGCGGCTGCGGCCTGCTCGTCGCTCGGCTGGTCGCCGATCATCACGGTGCGCTCGGGGCGCGCCCACGGGGCCGCGCGCAGCGCCGCCAGCAGCAGGCCCGGCTGCGGCTTGCGGCAGTCGCAGGACGCCTCGGCGTGCGGGCAGACGAAGATGCCGTCGAGGTCGCCGCCGGCCCGGCGCAGCCGCCGCAGCAGCGCGCCGTGCACGGCGACCAGCTCCTCGCGGGTGAGCCGGCCCGTGGCCAGGCCGCGCTGGTTGGTCACCAGCACCACGCGTACGCCGGCGGCCCGCAGGTCACGCACGGCGCCGGCCGCGCCGGGCAGCATCCGTAGGTCGGCCGCGCCGGTGACGTAGCGCCCCGGTCGCCGCACGTTGACCGTGCCGTCGCGGTCGAGCAGGACCAGGTCGAGCGGGCGCCCGGCGGGGCCGGGCTCCAGCGGCGGGTGCTCCTCGCCGAGGAGGAACCCGGCGGACGGCTCGCCCGCCCTCACGCGCCGGGCTGGCTGAGGGCGTCGATGCTCTCGCACCAGGCGTGCGCCCACAGCAGGTGGACCTCCTGGATGCGGGCGGTGTGACCGCTCGGGACGACCAGCAGGTGGTCGGTGCGGTCGGCGAGGTCGGCGCCCCGCTCCCCCGTCATCAGCACCGTGGTGATGCCGAGGTCCTTGGCGAGGTCGAGCGCGGCCAGCACGTTGGGGCTGTGCCCGCTGGTGCTCATCGCGAGCAGCACGTCGCCGCGCCGGCCCAGCGCGCCGAGGGCCCGCACGAAGACCTGGTCGAAGCCGTAGTCGTTGCCGACGGCGGTCAGCGAGGAGATCGACTCGGCCAGGGACAGCGCCGGGAGCGGCGGCCGGTCCTGGATGCACTTGCCGACGAACTCGGCGGCGACGTGGCTGGCCATCGCGGCGCTGCCGCCGTTGCCGCACACCAGCAGCGTCGAGCCGCCGGCGAGGGCCTGCACCACGGCGCGGCCCGCCGCCTCGACGTCGGCGGACAGCCCGGGGTCGCTCAGCGCGGCCGCGAGGTCGCGCCAGGCCGCCACCCCGGCGCCCAGGTCGGACCCGACCCGGCTCGTGACCGACTCCTCTCCCGCGTCGGACAACGGGTGCTGCGGGTCTAGCCCCTGGCTCGCCACGTGACGACCCCTTCCTTGCTGAACGTCACTTCCGAGACCGTCAGGCCCAGGTCGATGAGGGTGTTGGCGACCAGGTGCCGCCGCTCGAACTCGCAGATGAAGACCAGGTGCCCGCCGCCGCCGGCGCCGGTCACCTTGCCGCCGAGGGCCCCGGTCGACAGCGCCGCGTCGATCGCGCGGTCGATCTGCGGGGTGGTGATCCGGTCGGACATCTTGCGCTTGTTGGCCCAGGCGTCGCCGAGCAGTCGCCCGAGCGTGTCGACGTCGCCGCGCACCAGCGCCAGCTTCATCTGCTCAGCGAGCTCCTTCTGGGCGCGCAGCCCCGCGAGCGCGTCGGTGTTCCCGGTCTCGTAGTTGCTGACCTGGTCCTCGATGATGTGGTCGCTCACCCGGGTCTGGCCGGTGAAGGCCAGCAGCATGTTGTGCTCCAGCTCGTGCACGGTGCTCGGCCGGATGCGCAGCGGGTTGACCACGACCTGGTCGCCGAGGAACTCGATGAAGTTGAAGCCGCCGAACGCCGCGGCGTACTGGTCCTGGGAGCCGCCGGGGATGCCGAGGTCCTCCCGCTCGAGGCGCAGCGCCAGCTCGGCGATGTCGTACGGCGTGAGGTCGAGCCCGCAGTGCTGGGCGACCAGCCCGATGACCGAGACCATGACCGCGCTGGAGGAGCCCAGGCCCGAGCCGGGCGGGGCGTTGGTGTGGATGAACAGGTCGAAGCCGTCGGAGGGCAGCGCCCCCTCGACCCCGCGCACCCGGTCGATCGCCGCGCGCGGCAGCGCCAGCTGGCCCTCGAGCTCGACCTCGTCGTCGACGTGGAAACCGACGGCCGTGCCGTAGTCGAGCGACTGCACGGTGATCTGGCCGTCGAGGCGGGGCCGCAGGGTGGTGAAGCAGTACTGCGACATCGTGGCCGACAGCACCGCCCCGCCCTCGCGCTGCGGGAACGGCGCCACGTCGGTGCCGCCCCCCGCGAAGCTGATGCGCAGCGGGGCGCGGGCGCGCAGCACGGGCCGGCGCGGGTCCTGCAGCTGCGGCTCGGCAGGGGCCGCTGTCGCCGAGGCGACCGATGATTCGCTCATGCCGCACTAGCCTCCAGGTCGAGAACCGCGACGAAACTTACCCCAGAGTAGTCAAGCCTGGAGCCCATGCCACGGATACGCCAGATCGACCTGCTGCGCTGCGTCGCGGCGGGGCTGGTGCTGCTGTCGCACGTGGGCTTCTGGACCGGCGCCTCGAAGCTGGACACGGTCGGTCCGCTGCTCGCGCGCGGCGACA
It includes:
- a CDS encoding D-sedoheptulose-7-phosphate isomerase, producing MASQGLDPQHPLSDAGEESVTSRVGSDLGAGVAAWRDLAAALSDPGLSADVEAAGRAVVQALAGGSTLLVCGNGGSAAMASHVAAEFVGKCIQDRPPLPALSLAESISSLTAVGNDYGFDQVFVRALGALGRRGDVLLAMSTSGHSPNVLAALDLAKDLGITTVLMTGERGADLADRTDHLLVVPSGHTARIQEVHLLWAHAWCESIDALSQPGA
- a CDS encoding D-glycero-alpha-D-manno-heptose-1,7-bisphosphate 7-phosphatase codes for the protein MRAGEPSAGFLLGEEHPPLEPGPAGRPLDLVLLDRDGTVNVRRPGRYVTGAADLRMLPGAAGAVRDLRAAGVRVVLVTNQRGLATGRLTREELVAVHGALLRRLRRAGGDLDGIFVCPHAEASCDCRKPQPGLLLAALRAAPWARPERTVMIGDQPSDEQAAAAAGIPYVGVGRGRSLSASVARLLG
- a CDS encoding GHMP kinase, whose amino-acid sequence is MSESSVASATAAPAEPQLQDPRRPVLRARAPLRISFAGGGTDVAPFPQREGGAVLSATMSQYCFTTLRPRLDGQITVQSLDYGTAVGFHVDDEVELEGQLALPRAAIDRVRGVEGALPSDGFDLFIHTNAPPGSGLGSSSAVMVSVIGLVAQHCGLDLTPYDIAELALRLEREDLGIPGGSQDQYAAAFGGFNFIEFLGDQVVVNPLRIRPSTVHELEHNMLLAFTGQTRVSDHIIEDQVSNYETGNTDALAGLRAQKELAEQMKLALVRGDVDTLGRLLGDAWANKRKMSDRITTPQIDRAIDAALSTGALGGKVTGAGGGGHLVFICEFERRHLVANTLIDLGLTVSEVTFSKEGVVTWRARG